Proteins encoded by one window of Vibrio algicola:
- the radC gene encoding RadC family protein has translation MSLKQLPPESRPREKLLARGALALSDAELLAIFLRTGLQGMNAIELADHLLKQFGSLRALLSASQAQFCDYKGLGPAKFAQLQAVVEMTKRYLAETMKKGDALTSPENTKQYLSSMLRDRHREAFYVLFLDNQHRVVEDEILFEGTIDAASVYPREVVKRAMQHNAAALILAHNHPSGIAEPSDADRRITRRLVDALALVDIRILDHFVVGDGEVVSFAERGWI, from the coding sequence ATGTCCTTAAAACAATTACCACCAGAATCTCGCCCGCGTGAAAAGCTGTTAGCCCGTGGTGCGTTGGCATTATCCGATGCTGAATTACTGGCGATTTTTTTGCGCACCGGTTTACAGGGAATGAATGCGATAGAATTGGCCGATCATCTATTAAAACAATTCGGCTCATTGCGCGCGCTGTTGTCGGCTAGCCAAGCACAATTTTGCGATTATAAAGGCTTAGGTCCAGCCAAATTCGCACAATTGCAGGCGGTGGTCGAAATGACCAAGCGATATCTAGCCGAAACCATGAAAAAAGGCGATGCGCTAACCAGTCCTGAAAATACCAAGCAATATTTAAGTAGCATGTTGCGCGATCGTCATCGAGAGGCTTTTTATGTACTCTTTTTGGATAACCAACACCGAGTAGTGGAAGATGAGATTTTGTTTGAAGGTACAATTGATGCCGCGTCGGTCTACCCACGCGAAGTAGTGAAGCGCGCGATGCAACATAATGCTGCGGCGTTAATACTGGCGCATAACCATCCTTCTGGTATTGCCGAGCCGAGTGACGCCGATCGCCGAATCACTCGCCGCTTGGTGGACGCCCTTGCATTGGTGGATATTCGGATTTTAGACCATTTTGTTGTTGGTGATGGCGAGGTGGTGTCGTTTGCTGAAAGAGGGTGGATCTAG
- the rpmB gene encoding 50S ribosomal protein L28, whose product MSRVCQVTGKRPVTGNNRSHARNATKRRFLPNLQTHRFWVEGEKRFVKLRLTAKGMRIIDKKGIEAVLVDIRARGENV is encoded by the coding sequence ATGTCCCGAGTATGCCAAGTAACTGGTAAGCGTCCTGTAACGGGTAACAACCGTTCACACGCACGAAATGCTACCAAGCGTCGTTTTCTGCCGAACCTACAAACTCACCGTTTCTGGGTAGAAGGCGAAAAACGCTTTGTTAAACTACGTCTAACTGCTAAAGGCATGCGTATTATTGATAAGAAAGGCATCGAAGCTGTTCTTGTTGATATCCGTGCTCGTGGCGAGAACGTATAA
- the rpmG gene encoding 50S ribosomal protein L33, which translates to MAKGIREKIRLVSSAGTGHFYTTDKNKRNMPGKFEIKKFDPVVRQHVMYKEAKIK; encoded by the coding sequence ATGGCTAAAGGCATTCGTGAGAAAATCCGTCTAGTATCATCTGCTGGAACTGGTCACTTCTACACAACTGATAAAAACAAACGTAACATGCCAGGCAAATTTGAGATCAAGAAATTTGATCCAGTCGTTCGCCAACACGTTATGTACAAAGAAGCTAAAATCAAGTAA
- a CDS encoding uracil-xanthine permease family protein, whose translation MTTPNTPRPTELVYQLNERPPLPQTIFAAMQHLLAMFVAVITPSLIICQSLGVPSEQTNTIISMSLFASGICSFIQIRTIGPIGSGLLSIQGTSFNFLGPIIGAGLSLKAGGASIDTMMAAIFGTILVASSAEIFLSRILQYAQKIITPLVSGIVVTLIGLTLIQIGLVSIGGGYEAMAGNTFGSLDNLALAGVVLGLIVLLNRSKNPYLRVASIVIAMFVGCIVAYFMGMLDLSIPTEHKLIALPIPMQFGLGFDWSLFIPLVLIFLITALEAIGDITATSEVSGEPVEGPVYLKRIKGGVLADGLNSAIAALFNSFPNSTFSQNNGIIMLTGVASRYVGYFIAAMLILLGLFPGVANFVQLIPEPVLGGATIVMFGTIAAAGVRIISRVDLDRRAILIMALSFSMGLGIAQKPEILQFMPDFIKSIFSSGVAAGGITAILLSIILPRSDEQA comes from the coding sequence ATGACTACGCCAAACACACCGCGCCCAACTGAGCTTGTGTATCAACTCAATGAGCGGCCACCTTTACCACAAACTATTTTTGCCGCAATGCAGCACCTGTTGGCTATGTTTGTCGCCGTAATTACACCATCCCTTATTATTTGCCAATCTTTAGGTGTACCGAGCGAACAAACCAATACCATCATTAGTATGTCTTTGTTTGCTTCCGGGATTTGTTCTTTTATTCAAATAAGAACCATAGGTCCGATTGGCTCGGGTTTGCTCTCGATCCAAGGCACCAGTTTTAACTTTCTCGGTCCGATTATTGGCGCGGGCTTGTCATTAAAAGCGGGTGGCGCGTCAATTGATACTATGATGGCGGCTATCTTTGGCACTATTTTGGTCGCGTCGAGCGCAGAAATCTTTTTATCTCGCATTTTGCAGTATGCGCAAAAAATTATTACTCCATTGGTGTCAGGGATCGTAGTGACCTTAATTGGTCTTACGCTGATCCAAATTGGTTTGGTCTCGATTGGTGGTGGCTATGAAGCGATGGCAGGTAACACGTTCGGTAGTCTAGATAATCTCGCGTTAGCCGGTGTGGTGTTGGGCTTGATTGTGTTACTTAACCGTTCAAAAAATCCCTATTTACGAGTTGCATCGATAGTGATCGCGATGTTTGTTGGCTGCATTGTGGCGTACTTTATGGGAATGTTAGATCTCTCTATTCCGACCGAACATAAATTGATCGCTTTGCCGATCCCGATGCAATTTGGCTTAGGCTTTGATTGGTCTTTGTTTATTCCATTGGTGTTGATCTTCTTGATCACCGCACTAGAGGCGATTGGTGATATTACCGCTACTTCAGAAGTGTCGGGTGAACCGGTTGAGGGGCCAGTGTATCTCAAGCGTATTAAAGGGGGGGTATTAGCGGATGGTTTAAATTCGGCTATTGCGGCTTTGTTTAATAGCTTTCCCAATTCAACCTTTAGCCAAAATAACGGCATAATCATGTTAACTGGCGTGGCAAGTCGCTATGTGGGGTACTTTATTGCAGCGATGTTGATTTTATTAGGTCTGTTTCCTGGAGTGGCAAACTTTGTTCAGTTGATCCCTGAGCCGGTGTTAGGCGGTGCAACCATTGTGATGTTTGGCACCATTGCTGCCGCTGGAGTGCGGATCATTTCTCGGGTCGATCTTGATCGTCGCGCGATTTTAATCATGGCGTTATCATTTTCAATGGGACTTGGGATCGCGCAAAAGCCTGAGATCTTGCAATTTATGCCTGACTTTATAAAAAGCATCTTCTCCTCTGGCGTGGCTGCGGGTGGTATCACCGCGATATTACTGAGTATTATTTTGCCGCGCAGTGATGAGCAGGCTTAA
- the envZ gene encoding two-component system sensor histidine kinase EnvZ → MLRLRSSRTKTVFFLVFLLIASQVLSYLIMFNYALLPSLKQFNRILSHEVKLMLDEDKIQQSDDRDHPLRRELLSELGVSIYADNSIEANEFKYAAPIDFLSKDMTKQVDSPTEARLVLGGKNYVLWLKIDALPNKLVRIPLTELQEKDFAPLFRNSLLIALLLIAGMWFFMRLQNRPLVALEKAAITVGHGDIPAPLPERGASEILAVTKAFNQMSRGIKALEEDRALLMSGISHDLRTPLTRIRLATEMMSPQDDYLAESMIKDTEECNDIISQFMDYLKPAELANHNDVDINQIVTEVVNAERDKHGVDFELTTGDDLRHALGEAIALKRVVSNLIVNAIRYGNGWIKVSTGITADNKLVWVCVEDNGPGIDKQQLDSLFEPFTRGDAARGSSEGAGLGLAIIKRIVSQHQGLILVTNRSEGGLKVQISIPVYKKKRG, encoded by the coding sequence ATGCTTCGCTTACGCAGCTCTCGTACTAAAACCGTTTTCTTCTTGGTGTTCTTATTGATCGCCAGCCAAGTGCTTTCTTACCTGATCATGTTTAATTACGCCTTGCTGCCAAGCTTAAAGCAGTTCAATCGAATTTTATCGCACGAAGTAAAACTTATGCTCGATGAAGATAAAATTCAGCAAAGCGACGATCGTGATCATCCATTACGCCGAGAATTGCTCTCCGAATTGGGAGTGTCAATTTATGCAGATAATTCAATTGAAGCGAACGAATTTAAGTATGCCGCTCCGATTGATTTCCTCAGCAAGGACATGACCAAACAAGTTGATTCCCCAACCGAAGCTAGATTGGTTTTAGGGGGAAAAAACTATGTGTTGTGGCTTAAAATAGACGCGCTTCCTAATAAACTGGTTCGTATTCCATTAACCGAGCTACAAGAGAAAGACTTTGCACCCTTATTTCGTAATAGTTTATTGATCGCCTTACTGCTTATTGCCGGTATGTGGTTCTTTATGCGATTGCAAAATAGGCCATTAGTAGCGCTAGAAAAAGCCGCTATCACGGTTGGCCATGGCGATATTCCAGCCCCACTACCAGAGCGCGGCGCATCAGAAATTTTAGCGGTAACCAAAGCCTTTAATCAAATGTCGAGAGGCATTAAAGCATTAGAAGAGGATCGCGCCTTGTTAATGTCGGGCATTAGTCACGATCTGCGCACACCGCTGACTCGAATTCGTCTAGCGACCGAAATGATGTCGCCGCAAGACGATTATTTAGCCGAGAGCATGATCAAAGATACCGAAGAGTGTAATGACATTATTAGTCAATTTATGGACTATTTAAAACCGGCCGAATTAGCCAATCATAACGATGTCGATATTAATCAAATTGTTACCGAGGTAGTCAATGCTGAGCGTGATAAGCACGGGGTGGATTTTGAATTAACCACTGGTGATGATTTGCGCCATGCTTTAGGAGAAGCAATTGCGCTAAAACGTGTGGTGTCGAATTTGATCGTCAATGCGATTCGCTATGGTAATGGCTGGATCAAGGTGTCGACTGGGATCACCGCCGACAATAAATTAGTTTGGGTGTGTGTTGAAGATAATGGCCCTGGGATTGATAAGCAGCAGCTTGATTCGTTATTTGAACCGTTTACCCGTGGTGATGCGGCGCGTGGCAGTAGTGAAGGAGCAGGTCTGGGGCTTGCGATCATTAAACGGATTGTTAGCCAGCACCAAGGATTAATTTTAGTCACTAACCGTAGTGAAGGTGGGTTAAAAGTTCAGATCAGCATTCCAGTGTATAAGAAAAAACGCGGATAA
- the ompR gene encoding osmolarity response regulator transcription factor OmpR produces the protein MRENKMQDNYKILVVDDDARLRSLLERYLTEQGFQVRSVANAEQMDRLLTRENFHLMVLDLMLPGEDGLSICRRLRHDNNQLPIVMLTAKGDEIDRIVGLEVGADDYLPKPFNPRELLARLRAVLRRQSVEAPGAPSSDEEIVTFGEFTLNLGTREMFRAEEPMPLTSGEFAVLKILVTHSRTPMSRDKLMNMARGREYSAMERSIDVQISRLRRMLEEDPSHPRYIQTVWGLGYVFVPDGKKV, from the coding sequence ATGCGAGAAAATAAGATGCAAGATAACTATAAGATTTTAGTGGTCGATGACGACGCACGTTTACGTTCATTATTAGAGCGCTACCTAACCGAGCAAGGTTTTCAAGTACGTAGTGTGGCCAATGCCGAGCAAATGGATCGCTTGTTAACTCGCGAAAACTTCCACTTGATGGTGCTCGATTTAATGCTACCAGGCGAGGATGGTCTTTCTATTTGTCGTCGCCTGCGCCATGACAACAACCAACTGCCGATTGTGATGTTAACCGCTAAAGGCGATGAGATTGATCGTATTGTTGGGCTAGAAGTGGGCGCCGATGATTACCTACCAAAACCATTTAACCCACGCGAATTACTGGCTCGTTTACGCGCGGTTCTACGTCGTCAATCGGTTGAAGCCCCAGGCGCGCCAAGCTCAGATGAAGAAATTGTCACTTTTGGTGAATTCACTTTAAACCTAGGGACGCGTGAAATGTTTCGCGCAGAAGAGCCAATGCCACTGACCTCTGGTGAGTTTGCGGTACTTAAGATTTTGGTGACTCACTCTCGTACCCCAATGTCCCGAGATAAACTGATGAATATGGCACGCGGTCGTGAATATTCCGCAATGGAACGTTCGATTGATGTTCAAATCTCACGTTTGCGTCGTATGCTTGAAGAAGATCCAAGTCACCCTCGTTATATTCAAACTGTCTGGGGATTAGGCTATGTCTTCGTTCCTGATGGTAAAAAGGTATAG
- a CDS encoding VC2662 family protein → MKKLMLTAVLTSVFAVTGAHADTTPVMFSSIKHFNAPAKNEVKGVRVSALHGQVDKVTGLDVSILGMSQTKDTVGVNIGLFFGGNRVTNSMTGASFGLFNIHDGDDLGANLSLVNITNNVRGANVSFVNYSEGNTMVDVGAASISDASTVQVGIFNMTKKIEGVQIGLINCAENGFFPCFPIVNFAK, encoded by the coding sequence ATGAAAAAGTTAATGTTAACTGCAGTTTTGACCAGTGTATTTGCCGTGACGGGTGCTCATGCTGATACTACACCTGTTATGTTTTCTAGTATTAAACACTTTAATGCTCCGGCTAAAAATGAAGTTAAAGGCGTTCGAGTGAGTGCGCTTCATGGTCAAGTTGACAAAGTTACGGGTTTGGATGTTTCTATTCTTGGTATGTCGCAAACCAAGGATACGGTTGGAGTAAATATTGGCTTATTCTTTGGTGGTAACCGAGTCACAAACAGCATGACTGGTGCATCATTTGGTTTATTTAACATTCATGATGGTGACGATTTAGGAGCAAACTTAAGCCTTGTTAACATTACTAATAATGTGAGAGGCGCTAACGTTTCTTTTGTTAACTATTCTGAAGGCAACACGATGGTGGATGTCGGCGCGGCGAGTATTTCTGATGCTTCAACGGTTCAAGTTGGCATTTTTAATATGACGAAGAAAATTGAAGGGGTGCAAATTGGCTTGATCAACTGCGCTGAAAACGGTTTCTTCCCATGCTTCCCTATCGTGAACTTTGCCAAATAA
- the greB gene encoding transcription elongation factor GreB — protein MKTKLITREGYDKLKAEHDHLWHKQRPEVTKIVTWAASLGDRSENADYQYNKRLLRQIDRRVRFLRKFLPEVTVVDYSPQQEGKVFFGAWVEIENEVGEIKQFKIVGPEEIYGDAKNYISIDSPMARALLKKEVDDEVVVKTPEGEKEWCVNAIRYQQ, from the coding sequence GTGAAAACCAAACTGATCACCCGTGAGGGTTACGATAAACTAAAAGCCGAACACGACCATTTGTGGCATAAGCAGCGTCCTGAAGTGACTAAAATAGTGACTTGGGCGGCCAGTTTAGGCGACCGTAGTGAGAATGCCGATTATCAATACAACAAGCGTTTATTGCGCCAAATCGATCGTCGAGTACGGTTTTTACGCAAGTTTCTACCTGAAGTGACCGTGGTCGATTACTCCCCACAACAAGAAGGAAAAGTGTTCTTTGGCGCTTGGGTAGAGATCGAAAATGAAGTGGGAGAAATCAAGCAATTTAAAATCGTCGGGCCAGAAGAGATCTATGGCGATGCGAAAAACTATATTTCAATTGATTCGCCGATGGCGCGTGCGTTACTCAAAAAAGAAGTCGATGACGAAGTGGTGGTAAAAACCCCAGAAGGTGAAAAAGAGTGGTGTGTTAACGCTATTCGTTACCAACAATAG
- a CDS encoding Tex family protein, which translates to MSQSNQICKIIAQELNVRLEQVTATVTLIDDGNTVPFIARYRKEVTGGLDDTQLRNLDSRLSYLRELDDRRQTILKSIREQDKLTPELEREILATDSKTRLEDLYLPYKPKRRTKGQIAIEAGLEPLADSLWNNPQFEPEVEAAKYVKDSIADTKTALDGARAIIMERMAEDANLLEKVRAYLQKNAELQSRVVTGKEREGEKFKDYFEHNERISRVPSHRALAMLRGRNEGFLQLSINADPAQEESVRGSYCETIIADHYRVHFNQAPADMWRKQVISWAWRIKISMHLETELMGAMKERGEIDAIEVFATNLKDLLMAAPAGPRATLGLDPGLRTGSKIAVVDATGKVLATDTIYPHQPHNKIEQSARVVEQLIKQHNVDLIAIGNGTASRETDTFVADIIKRGNLSVQKIIVSEAGASVYSASELAAKEFPNMDVSIRGAVSIARRLQDPLAELVKIDPKAIGVGQYQHDVSQSMLAKRLDAVVEDCVNAVGVDVNMASAALLTRVAGLSTTMAQNIVDYRDEQGRFEARTTLKKVPRLGPKAFEQCAGFLRIMNGKNPLDASSVHPEAYPLVKAIAEKNGKTAKKIMGDSDFLRNLHASDYTDEHFGLPTVTDIIKELDKPGRDPRPEFKTATFAAGITEVKDLEIGMILEGVVSNVANFGAFVDIGVHQDGLVHISALTDRYVADPREVVKAGDIVKVKVMEVDIQRKRIALTMRLTDEPGEQNSQRSAKPDSRNQSAGNQAARNQPARNQHQAKNRSSAPVENAAMGGAFAAAFAKAKK; encoded by the coding sequence ATGAGCCAATCGAATCAAATTTGTAAAATTATCGCCCAAGAGTTGAATGTTCGACTAGAACAAGTGACCGCAACGGTGACTTTAATTGACGATGGCAATACGGTGCCATTTATTGCTCGTTACCGTAAAGAAGTGACCGGCGGCTTGGATGACACTCAACTGCGTAATCTCGATAGCCGTTTAAGCTACTTGCGCGAGTTGGACGATCGCCGTCAAACCATTCTCAAATCGATTCGTGAACAAGATAAACTGACTCCAGAGCTTGAGCGAGAAATCCTTGCCACAGACAGTAAAACACGCCTTGAAGACTTATATTTACCTTATAAACCTAAGCGTCGGACTAAAGGTCAAATTGCGATTGAAGCTGGGCTTGAACCGCTCGCCGACTCACTGTGGAATAACCCGCAATTTGAGCCAGAAGTGGAAGCGGCAAAGTATGTTAAAGATTCCATTGCTGATACCAAAACCGCATTGGATGGTGCGCGTGCGATCATTATGGAACGAATGGCGGAAGATGCCAATTTACTCGAGAAAGTGCGTGCTTACTTACAAAAAAATGCAGAGCTGCAATCGCGTGTGGTGACGGGAAAAGAGCGTGAAGGTGAGAAGTTTAAAGATTATTTCGAGCACAATGAACGCATTAGCCGGGTGCCATCTCACCGCGCTTTGGCGATGTTACGCGGTCGAAATGAAGGTTTCTTGCAGTTAAGTATCAATGCCGATCCCGCGCAAGAAGAAAGCGTTCGCGGATCATATTGTGAAACCATTATTGCGGATCATTACCGAGTGCACTTTAATCAAGCTCCGGCGGATATGTGGCGTAAACAAGTGATCAGTTGGGCATGGCGCATCAAAATTTCGATGCATCTTGAAACCGAATTGATGGGCGCAATGAAAGAGCGCGGCGAAATTGATGCGATTGAAGTCTTTGCCACCAACTTAAAAGATTTATTGATGGCAGCGCCGGCTGGTCCTCGTGCCACGCTAGGTTTAGATCCTGGTTTACGCACCGGTTCCAAAATTGCGGTGGTTGATGCCACCGGTAAAGTACTGGCTACCGACACCATTTATCCGCATCAGCCGCATAATAAAATTGAGCAATCCGCGCGCGTAGTTGAACAATTAATCAAGCAACACAACGTGGATTTAATTGCGATTGGTAATGGTACCGCCTCGCGTGAAACCGATACCTTTGTGGCCGATATTATTAAACGCGGCAACTTAAGCGTGCAGAAAATCATTGTTAGTGAAGCGGGGGCGTCGGTGTATTCGGCCTCTGAGTTAGCAGCTAAAGAATTCCCGAATATGGATGTGTCGATCCGTGGCGCAGTATCAATTGCACGTCGCCTGCAAGATCCATTAGCAGAGCTGGTGAAGATAGATCCTAAAGCGATTGGTGTGGGTCAATATCAACATGATGTGAGTCAAAGCATGCTGGCAAAGCGGTTAGATGCGGTGGTGGAAGATTGTGTTAATGCGGTGGGAGTGGACGTTAATATGGCCTCGGCGGCATTGCTGACTCGGGTAGCAGGGCTATCTACTACTATGGCGCAAAATATTGTCGATTACCGTGATGAGCAAGGTCGATTTGAAGCGCGTACCACACTGAAAAAAGTCCCACGTTTAGGGCCAAAAGCGTTTGAACAGTGCGCGGGTTTCTTGCGCATTATGAACGGTAAAAACCCATTAGATGCGTCTTCGGTTCATCCTGAAGCTTATCCTTTGGTGAAAGCCATTGCCGAGAAAAACGGTAAAACGGCGAAGAAAATCATGGGCGACAGTGACTTCTTGCGTAACTTGCACGCCAGTGACTACACCGATGAGCATTTTGGTCTGCCTACCGTGACCGATATTATTAAAGAGTTAGATAAGCCAGGACGAGATCCTCGCCCAGAGTTTAAAACTGCCACTTTTGCTGCGGGTATAACCGAAGTTAAAGATCTCGAGATTGGGATGATTTTGGAAGGTGTGGTCTCGAACGTTGCCAACTTTGGTGCCTTTGTTGATATTGGCGTACACCAAGATGGTTTAGTGCACATTTCCGCTTTAACCGACCGTTATGTTGCCGATCCGCGCGAAGTGGTTAAAGCCGGTGATATTGTGAAAGTGAAAGTGATGGAAGTGGATATCCAGCGCAAACGTATTGCCCTCACCATGCGCTTAACCGATGAGCCAGGTGAGCAAAACAGCCAACGCAGTGCTAAGCCCGACTCTCGTAATCAATCTGCTGGTAATCAAGCCGCTCGTAACCAGCCTGCAAGAAATCAACATCAAGCTAAAAATCGTTCATCGGCACCAGTAGAAAACGCCGCTATGGGAGGCGCATTTGCCGCGGCATTTGCCAAAGCGAAGAAGTAA
- the mutM gene encoding bifunctional DNA-formamidopyrimidine glycosylase/DNA-(apurinic or apyrimidinic site) lyase: MPELPEVEVSRMGITPHLLGQTIDKIHVRQPKLRWPVPEEIQRLQGQTIVAISRRAKYLVIETKQGCAIIHLGMSGNLRILDGFIEPNKHDHVDLVLTNGKVLRYHDPRRFGAWLWCEQGTEHAVMAHLGPEPLTDEFNPEYLFAKSRNKKVVTKQFIMDNKIVVGVGNIYASESLFSAKIHPKTPANQLTLKQITLLVAEIKIVLERAINQGGTTLKDFNQVDGKPGYFAQELQVYGKAGKPCPVCSNLIQDEKIGQRNSFYCESCQVKS, from the coding sequence ATGCCAGAACTACCGGAAGTCGAAGTCAGTCGTATGGGGATCACACCTCATCTGCTTGGGCAGACCATTGATAAGATCCACGTTAGACAACCCAAATTACGCTGGCCAGTACCAGAAGAAATCCAACGCTTGCAAGGCCAAACCATTGTAGCGATTTCCCGTCGCGCCAAATATTTGGTGATCGAAACGAAACAAGGTTGTGCGATTATCCATTTAGGCATGTCGGGAAATCTGCGGATATTGGATGGTTTTATTGAGCCCAATAAGCACGATCATGTCGATTTAGTCCTCACCAATGGCAAAGTGTTACGTTATCACGATCCAAGGCGTTTTGGTGCTTGGTTATGGTGTGAGCAAGGCACAGAGCATGCCGTCATGGCGCATCTTGGCCCTGAGCCTTTAACTGATGAGTTTAATCCTGAGTATTTATTTGCCAAATCGCGCAATAAGAAAGTGGTGACCAAGCAATTTATTATGGATAACAAGATTGTAGTTGGGGTAGGAAATATTTACGCAAGTGAATCCTTGTTTAGCGCTAAAATTCACCCTAAAACGCCAGCCAATCAACTGACATTAAAACAAATCACCCTGCTGGTGGCCGAAATCAAAATCGTGCTAGAGCGCGCGATCAACCAAGGCGGCACGACGTTAAAAGATTTCAACCAAGTGGATGGTAAGCCAGGTTATTTTGCTCAAGAGCTACAAGTGTATGGTAAAGCAGGTAAACCTTGCCCTGTCTGTTCAAACTTGATTCAGGATGAGAAAATAGGGCAAAGGAATAGCTTTTATTGTGAGAGTTGTCAGGTGAAAAGTTAG
- the coaD gene encoding pantetheine-phosphate adenylyltransferase has protein sequence MTKLTTQAIYPGTFDPITNGHFELIKRSARLFDRVIVAVAESPSKNTMFDLQERVDMVTEVIKGLDNVTAIGFSGLLVDFAKQQKTDILIRGLRTTIDYEYEFGLTSMYKKLMPELESVFLTPTEEFAFLSSTIVREVAIHGGDVTQFLHPYVVGKVKAKV, from the coding sequence ATGACTAAACTCACCACTCAAGCGATTTATCCTGGCACTTTTGATCCTATCACTAATGGCCATTTTGAACTCATCAAACGTAGTGCTCGTCTGTTTGATCGTGTGATTGTCGCGGTGGCAGAAAGTCCAAGTAAAAATACCATGTTCGATCTGCAAGAGCGGGTTGATATGGTCACCGAAGTGATAAAAGGATTAGATAACGTAACAGCAATTGGATTTTCTGGCTTGTTAGTCGATTTTGCTAAACAACAGAAAACCGACATTCTTATCCGTGGCTTGCGTACAACCATTGACTATGAATATGAATTTGGCTTAACCAGCATGTATAAAAAGCTGATGCCAGAACTGGAAAGCGTGTTCTTAACCCCAACCGAAGAGTTTGCCTTTTTATCTTCAACCATTGTGCGTGAAGTGGCAATCCATGGCGGCGATGTGACCCAGTTTTTGCATCCGTATGTGGTAGGAAAGGTCAAAGCGAAAGTGTAA
- a CDS encoding NAD-dependent epimerase encodes MKYLITGAAGFIGSSVVERLCAQGHQVIGIDNLNDYYDVSLKQARIERATHQNYQFIQLDLADRDGMANLFEQQKFQRVIHFAGQAGVRYSIDNPMSYADSNLVGFLTVLEGCRHHKIEHLVYASSSSVYGLNQKMPFNTSDTVDHPISLYAATKKSNELMAHTYAHLYGVPTTGLRFFTVYGPWGRPDMALFKFTKAIIEGKEIDVYNNGDMQRDFTYVDDIVEGVMRIQDVIPQPTPDWTVEAGSPATSSAPYKVYNIGHGSPVKLMDYIEALEESLGIEAKKNFMPMQPGDVYATYADTDDLFKAINYKPQVKVKEGVQAFVDWYRGFYKV; translated from the coding sequence ATGAAATACTTAATCACAGGTGCTGCTGGTTTTATCGGCAGTTCAGTTGTTGAACGCTTATGTGCACAAGGTCATCAAGTTATTGGTATTGATAATTTAAACGACTATTACGATGTTTCATTAAAGCAAGCCCGTATTGAGCGAGCAACCCATCAAAACTATCAATTTATCCAACTTGATTTAGCCGATCGTGATGGGATGGCGAATCTGTTTGAACAACAGAAATTTCAACGAGTGATCCACTTTGCCGGTCAAGCGGGTGTACGTTATTCAATTGATAACCCAATGAGCTATGCAGACAGCAACTTGGTGGGTTTTTTAACCGTACTAGAAGGTTGTCGTCACCATAAAATTGAGCACTTGGTGTATGCGTCTTCAAGTTCTGTTTACGGCTTGAATCAAAAAATGCCATTTAATACCAGTGATACGGTTGATCACCCAATTTCGCTTTATGCGGCGACTAAGAAATCAAATGAATTAATGGCACATACTTACGCACACTTGTATGGCGTACCCACTACAGGACTTCGATTCTTTACTGTATATGGTCCTTGGGGCCGCCCTGATATGGCATTATTTAAATTTACCAAAGCGATCATTGAAGGCAAAGAAATCGACGTTTACAACAATGGTGATATGCAGCGTGATTTTACTTACGTTGATGATATTGTTGAAGGTGTTATGCGAATTCAAGATGTTATCCCACAACCGACACCCGATTGGACAGTAGAAGCGGGATCGCCAGCCACCAGTTCTGCACCTTATAAAGTGTACAACATTGGCCATGGTAGCCCAGTAAAACTAATGGATTACATTGAAGCGCTAGAAGAGTCTTTAGGCATCGAAGCGAAAAAGAACTTTATGCCAATGCAACCGGGTGATGTGTATGCCACTTACGCTGATACTGATGACTTGTTCAAAGCTATTAATTACAAGCCACAGGTTAAGGTTAAAGAGGGTGTGCAAGCGTTCGTTGATTGGTATCGTGGGTTTTATAAGGTTTAG